In Halichondria panicea chromosome 5, odHalPani1.1, whole genome shotgun sequence, the genomic stretch CTGGCCAGGGCCCAGGGCAAGGATTTTGGTGTAAGTAAGGGAAACCTTCTCATTTATGGCTTTGGCATAAAGTTGCTCCTCTTTCACTCCTGTACAATAGAAAATATTGACATGTATTGTTTGCAGTACAACCAATGCTCACAGTCAGCCACGGTGACTACAGAAATTCCCACTATAATTTTAGTTTAATTATAATCACAACTAGCACTTACTTGCTGTGATTTCCTGCTTTAGGTTGATGGACAGCACTTGTGTCCTTGGATTTAATTTCATTACAAACTCCATCTCTTCGTAAGTCACATCACTCTCGCCACTGAGTAGGTGCACTGTCTCAATCCCATAGTTGCTGAAGTCAATTGCAGATTTTTCCAAAATTTTCCCTATAAGCTGCAAATCTTGTCTTTCAATTTTCTCTCCCTCTGTGTAAAAAGCAGTCACTGTACTTAAATGAATAGTCAATGAGGTATCACATACTTTAAATAACCATCATGCATCCATGATGAGtacattatgcatgcatgcatgtatgtaattagggtataaattattattaaaataaGCAGACAAGTATACCTGCAGTGAGTGTTGCAGGTTGTGAGGTGACCTGTGTGCCTGATGCATCTTCAGCAACACACCAGTAAGCACCTTTATGCTTAGGAAGGAATTTTGGTATCAGAAGGCAGCATTCAGATGTTTGTCCTTTGTAATCAGGAAGTGATATTTCTGGATTTTCGAAAAACCACTGATATGTAGTTGTAGCAGGCGGTGCTGTCGATATCGTAAACTCAACTTCATCCCCAGGTTTACAGCACACATCTTTGGGTTGTATCGAAATGATAAATTGTGACCCTGTAGAATTAAAAATTActttatacacatgtattacTGATAATGTGACCGattatacatgcagccatGACATCCATCCAATCTAGTCATATGAGACTGTACTTTAAATGActgttaaccctttcccggttTTAACCGTCAAAATTATGATAGCAGAGAATTTCAAAAAATTGCTATGCACGCTGTGTAATTTGACCTCATTGTtagtaccagcacatgcacatgctctCTTATGTAGTATTTTTAATATCTTGCCTCAAGGATTCGAGGTACGTTTTGCTAATTTTGGGTGTGGCTGACAGCCtggctgtccgttctgggaggttattttcaaTTGCTAAAGCTGAATAATTAACTGAAGTTGATAGTACAATACAGCGGAAGTGTAAAAATTATAGAACAAATCAGTCGACATGCTAAATTGACAAAACCTGAATAATGCATAATGGCTGTGACCATAAAATGAAGATTTTGAAGAGACTATACAACAGCCTTCCAGATAGTTATTGTCCACTatacatcagaatttatggctACAAGGCCGAGGGCAAATTAGCCtcgaggccaaggatggtttacgtTGCCATAAAATGTACTGGACCATAAGTGCATGTTATGTACCCACTGGAATTAAAATGCCTGCTACCTAAGCTACGGTATACGtcaccttggatacaactagctaTAATAACAGTCTTGCCGGAAAATGAACGACAATGTTGTGCATGTGACCCAGCGGCTGAGCCAGTGTAAGTATGGATGTACCCTAAGGCCACAACACACCAGGCAACTTTCAGGCAATTTGTTGCCTACAATGGTTGTAAGCAAAGTGGTAACTTACAACACCAAGGAAAAGGAGGGGAAATCATCGAGATAGAGTCATTTGGATGGAAAATGGATTCAAAATTAATGGACTTTATACTGATTGGTAAAGCATGCAGGGTCTCTCTTCATACAAATTGATCAGTTCACTAAACTCTGCCATGCACTCACAAATAACCATTTTTTTATACAGTcagataattatgacagcATGGGTATAGTGTGGTTTTGTATGACAATCAAAAAATGATAGTAAATCCTTTGCTTTCAGGCACCAAGTTGCATATATAACAGATTGTAAGCAATTTATAACATATACACGAGGAAATTCAATGAAAGTTGgcctggtataattatggtgccctttaatccacacttacgtcaccacagattgatctcattggtcaaaaGCTGTAGGATATACATAGACAaataactatagctataggcatgcacagttttcaagGTGTTTTttatttgttcaagaaagtaagcaaagagccatgcttgacggtataCTAAGACtccaaagcgacggcagaaacacggaagctgctctccaacaagatgctTGGCTAAGGCTGCATGGGCATGGTTTAATTAATTTataagaagagcttgcaactcgtaagggacgtcgaatggccAATGCTTGGACCAAGGAGGCTCTTGTCAATGAGTATCTGTAGGATTCGACGTGTTAATTGCTCAACTAgttccggcatagtcttgtgcTGCAGTTACGTcagataccgtatagagggtgaTTTTcctggggcaaaatattcgtggtttttgtggttgaaggtctgaccacgaatattttacccacaaatgaagcgaccttgcctacctttacctgcagtgcaagctccaaccacgaaaatattatccacgaaatatctcaatattgctgaaccacaaatattttgtccccgaaaattacccactatacagtaacataaagctatactAAAGCTTTTATACACTCATGTTAAATTTTttatgaacatttttgcatgcaaACACTCAAAGAGTGCGTAATGATccaccatgattgttgttaaaaacaatcgatgccaaaagttcaagtctaaaattaatcactgcatcagcagagccttgcagctaccaatagctagcgttctatagtgcagagctaactactaagtagagcagtaacactcggtgaacaagtttgctacagactcttctgaaaaggctgcaatggcattccaagtaagcaaaactaggcataactcgaaaacaaagcattattttgcaaatccacgaattaaaatccaagtaaacatgactagaagcctatagaaactcttacttgcacttgattcatccttgagcagctgtagcggtctacacacagacacacacacagacacacaaacacactaccgtatacctcgcttgcgcatgcgcaccgaggcataatttgtTTACTAGTACGGAAAGTTTCAACATCCGTGATTATAGCTAATGATTTGCCAATCTTCGTAAATTCGCCAAATtgccgttataattatacgtggtGTCAAGGCTAATATAAAGATAAGAGAGCATTCGTTAGAGTTTTACTTAGTCTAAAAAGTCAGCCTATTATTCCAGTTTGGTGTATTATAATACCCATTATTCCAGTGTAAAGACATCAATTTATTTGTAGTTGTATTGATTCATAGCACTATACCTgaggtagcctcgttccctTGTTGTCTCTATAGctagtatttttcaacttcattCTATTATCGGCCCCAGGACCGAGGCTATATACCAGAggttagactggcggcgactggcaaactgctTATCAGTCACTtgtctcagcggaagtgtatAGATCATATGACACtaccaaacatgaatatcataTATAGATAATggggttaaattttgctaacCAAGTATAAAGGTCAGGAATgtactgaatcccctgaagtgtaagtgtgggttggctaatatgacgttgagcaatctgataggctgcaatgctcatTGCAGCAGAGAcaagtgactgataggcagtttgccagtcgcaCGCGAGCAGCTGTCCGCCGCCAGTCTAACCTAAGGTAGCATTACAGAAAGTGAAATATAATCCTCTAGTGCCGAAAGAGAAAATACTCCTCCATGCCTGCCTAATGGCTAGTGCttacagtacagtaatatATGTCTATCCGGCTACATTATAAGATGTGAAATTAGGTATACACTCTGAGGGTCAAATTATGCTAATTTAGTGCCCTATTATTCTCAATTATGCTAGTTGCTAGTCTCCCTATTATTCCAATATATGCTAGCACAATATTTGCCAAGCCCTCCAGTCACTGTAATTTACCTGCTCTTCTACGCGataattagtgggtgtggtttccggtTAACCATTTACGGGGGCGTTGCCTCCTTCCCATAACATTTCTAATTATGCCCCTGCGGATGGGCATATAGAGATTGCACCTGGGATGGATTGTATATAGGCGTGTCTATATAGCAATAGTATAGAGTGTATAGTAAAACATGTCTATTTAATACGTTTTACTTTCACAGAAAATACAGCTATATAGAGAAAATAATTGGCGTCTAACTTCATTGTCCGTGGGTAGGCCTGTGCGGACcatgggtgctgatgcctcggtggatgtgtcaaaaactacataacataatttttgctaatacacacataatgttcataattatggtaatttTGCTGCAATGGCATGCAGGCTAAAAAGAATGCCagctatagcgttctagtgcagaactataactactaagtatagAGTAGCAATTACACTCCATAGACAACAATTATTAAGTTTTGCTATACGCACTCGAACAGGTTACAATGGTATAACTCAAGAACCAAGTATTTTATTTGGTAAAACAttgctagaagcctataattacGATTATAGCTCTCATACTTGCAAtgtcattgatccttgagcagctgacagtctacacacacagacacacacagtataccttgtttgcgcatgcgcaccgcggcataattatcatgcagtgGAACAGCTGGTTGACTCCCATGGTATAAGTATATGTGGGAAAATGCATTGGGATAACAATTTTGGTGGAATATTTTCATAACTTGCCTGGTTGTCTTGAAGACGATTTTCGTTGAGTCTTGAGGTAGTCAAGAACGTCCTGGTTATAAAAATGCTCCTCTGTAGGCTCATGCATATAGTAATCACTCTCTTCTACGTTAAGGGGTGTCCTGCCTTCGTTATCAGTTGCATCTGTTCCAGGTAAAAGTATATATAGGTGTATAAGCTAGGTTAGTATATATACGTGTCAGAGAGCTTTAACTGATAAGTCGATGATAACTACACAGATaactatacatatacatgcagtttaaCTACAGTTTAAATAAACTTACTGATGTCACAGTTAGCCTTCTCCACCAAGTACTGCACCAATAAAAGTGGACTCTGACAGAAAACTATAGTAATGAAAATTGTTTGAACTTAAAGGCTGTGCAACTATCACTGTATAATTTTACGAACGCTTCAAACTCGTGTATCAACTATATAATCATATACaaaattatgttataattatatttatgccGCGGAGCTTTCATATTTCTAGTTTGTACGAAACAAGTACTTCcttgtataatttttatactcACTGGGGCGGCTGCAGGCTATATGAAGTACAGTCTGGTTGTCCATGTTCCTTACATCTGAAAATTACGATCATtaacatataatattatgcgaACAGATATGATACACTCACTGGTGTCACAGTGGGCGTTCTCCaccaagtactgcaccacaTCTAAGTGAACATGATAGCATGCAGTGTGTAGTGGAGTATTGTTGTCCCGGTCCCTGGTATCTACAGGAAGTGAATCTTGGTAtcactgtataccgtatagtgggtaattttcgtggggcaaaatattcgtggtttttgtggttggagcttagaccacgaatattttacccacgaatgaagcgaccttgcctacctttacttgcagtgcaagcatgcagcaaccacgaaaatattacccgtgaaatgtctcaatattactgaaccacgaatattttgtccctcgaaaattacccgctatacagtatatgttATACTGTGATCATCGATATAAAGCAAAACATTAATGGCTACCCACAGTGCCGAATTAACAGTttgggcataattataacaaccactataacaatttcaTTAATATATACAGAGCCTATTTGCGCCTTGTATTCGTTATAAGGGATAATCCAATGTTGTCTAGTGAAATGTGAATTGATTTGtattatgtacacataatttttGTAGACATGCATATGTAGcaatagccataattataatagtgaaCGGAATACTACACTTACTAGCACTGCACTTGCGATCCCTGATCAAGTAAACCAACACCTCCTTATGACCATAAGAGGCTGCCCAATGAACTGGAGACCTGCCGTCATCATCCCTTCTCTCAGTGTCTGCTCCAGCCTCAACAAGTGCCTTCACTATCTCCAGATGACCTTTCCTACAAGCGCTGTGTAATGCATAGAACTGAGGGTGGTTGGGGTTGGCCCCCTGTGCCAGCAGACACTTCACTTTGTTGACATCACCATCTATAGCAGCGACACATAAATCCTCGGCCTGTTGTCTATTTTAGAGCAACAGTTTAATAAGTCGTTACTTTAATGCAGTGGCACAATCACAAATAATCACTTACTGTCCTTGTTCCAGCTCCATTTTATCCACTAACACTTTGGCACCAGAGATGTAGATGTATATAGGTTGCTGGAGAAGGGTTTAGAGTGATATGAATACTCTCACCACAAACATTCCATACACACCCTATATAGTGAAGTGGAATGCCATTTATCACATGTGACTGATCGACTTCCAACAAGGGTATCAAATAACTATGTTCTGTACACAGAAGACTCCATATGGAGACGCATTATTTAGTGTTGTTGAACTTGTTCACTGAACTGTTCATTGTCTCAAATAACAATGTAATTATttcttgtgtatataatagtataattataggtacttTTGCTTGTTTTTACTGTCTTGATATGATGTGATTTCTTACCAAAAAGGAATGCAGTTGTCATGGAAACAATTTtagatatgttgtagcttattcatttgcctacacaatggtatcagcagaaTGATTTtattagaaatgttccaatcataaGATATTAACATTTAAGCACAActatactcacacatttggTATTCTACTGGATGCATTATTATACAACTTGAATGTATATACAacttcagtgtgtgtgtggatctTGTATTTAGTTTGTTCAGAGCTAATAAGCTTGTAGCTAGGCCGCatctaattatgatgtcataatgagaaggtgtggcttcctgtCTCAAATTTACCGGCACTCTGCGCCAGGGACAGTCCCAACCTTAACTGTCCTTACTccactgtataatttataagtaTATGCCCATCATTAACtatagtgcacatgcatggtcTCATATATCAGGGCTTATaatttggtataattatagcaagagTATTATGATATAGAGAAGAGAGCTTGTTGagagatacaggaagtcacgttactgcAGCAACTGGTATACTCtctgcatacatctgatacacagtatgcctataTACATTCGATTTTTACCCTTAGTGTGAGGTTTAGGCACATTACAACTGGTCAGCTAATCTATAGCCTGGAGTCTCTTTGTgaaacataaaaaaaaatttttgaccTGTAATACAGTATATTTTTCGGACCACACAGAATACAAGTACACAACTGATCTGAACGATGCTTGGAATGTATTGAGGAGGAAATCTGTTGGATGTAATACACAAAATGTGGCTTATTGTGTGCTCATATCTCTCTGACTAGTATATActattttgtggttttttaTACAGCATTTTCAACGATGCATTTCTCGACTCTCAATGGATCGACACGAAaaacaattacatgtagatgttcATCAATCCTATAAGATAGCACTAAACATGTTCAAATTCATCTCATACCTTTGCAACAATTTGTCAGTTCAGTTTGCCGTGGCATGTAAATTTGCCTaaatttgtttgtgttgaagTTTCTAAGTAAAGCCACGTGGCGGCTTTGTGACTATATTTAGTTCTTGCCATGTGTAATAGATTGGTGCAGGAAGCAGGAAACAAACTGCAAAGGGAAGAGAGTTATAAAAAAATGCTACTTTTGCGCAAGCAATTGCGAATAgctcattaatatattcatgagaAAATAAAACTCCACATAGGAGCATGTGCTGGAACCATTGCGGTTCGACtgtgtaatgtgctcctgatgATATACATGGCATTTTTACAAAAAATGAAATGCCGCGTAGCAGAAGCTtacagtaaaataattatatctagatTTGTCCAGTTCTTATTAATACTGTCTgcttttttttatttttatatcaACAAATTTGTGCAGAGGTCAACAAAAAATAGCTATAAAATGTAAGCTAATACTAATTTGAGACCTGATACTATACAGACATGCAGAGAACAATACAGAACAATACACGAAAGAGTACGTTAGAGAGATTACAATTTAGATTTAAAAGTTTGTAGCGAAATCCCATCCACATTAAAGTTCAGGTTATTCCAGGCTGATGTAGAAAAGAACTGAAACTGATTTGTCTTAGCAAACTGGACAGATATCTGTTGGGTGTTCTGGTGTCTGTGCGGGTATTGGTGGTGTACTTGCTCGAATGGTGGAGAATCAAAGAGCACATCCCCTGAAATTATCTTAAAGAGTAGACATATAGGCGTGATATATTACGGCGATCAGCCAATTTGTCCATATTGCATGAGACTATTAATGACTCATAGTTTGTGCTCCATGACTTCGTGCAGGCTTGCAGTGCATATTTTTGATTTCTCTAAGTATGGGCTCCATACCGGAGATGCATATTCAAGGTAGAGGTGAATAACTGTTTTATTGAGCTTTAGTGGAGTTTCTCGACTGCTGGAAAAACTGTAGAGTTTCCTGTAGAACATACCTATCAGTTTCTTAGATGGTAGGTAGTTACATGATTGGCCCATTTTAGGTCAGATGTAAGAGTGACTCCGAGGTACTTGAATTCCTCAACTTTGAGGAGAGGACAGTTTTCGCTGATGTATAGAGGTGTGTCAGGGCATGAGGGAAACCTTTTCTTCGAAAAAGTCATGTAACAGCACTTAATTAGAGTCGTTTAGTTTTAGATAATTATCGGATATCCACTTGCAGAGAGTTGTGAGTCTGCTTAAACGGTCCTAGGACACAATCACTGGTTGGAGGCATGTCAGAGTTGAGAGCGGCATTTTTTCAGCAGAGTTTGAGCTGCTCAAGTTgctcagcatgcatgcatgcagccgtTTGCCTTTGATCTATATAATTGTAGCTGTACTGTCCATACAACTCCTATACTGACTACTGTGTACAACAGCTGATGGCAAACTCACCTCTATAGGTCCAGGCTGGAACCCCTCCACATAGCCAGCTAAGGTACGGTACCCCCACATACTAGCTACATGAGCAGCAGTCTGTCCTCGCTTGTCTGCTGACGGAACATTCTAGCTATTTATGTTGTGTATTAATTATAAGTAGAAGTGTTAGAGAAGAGGTGATAAGAAGTTGTTATATCCAGTGAATTGTTTACGGTGGCGAGAGATCTAGCGCAAAGCCCCGGCTTTGGGATAATTTGGTGCCTTTGTGACACTAACAACATAATTTTTGTGGCATAAGTCAGATGTAACCACACCTATACGTATCCCTCGGCTATGCCGCACTGTAACCAgagtagcggaggatatatatatgggtgcatatcctcctcgtaTAAGTGTGGTATATTCTATAGTGAATACCAATGAACTGTTATACTAATTTTTAATAgcgacataataattattgcctgcACAATCATCAAGACTAGTGAATCACTGACTAATCTATCAAAATTTTAACGGGAGAAAGTTTTATAGCAAAAGAGACGTCCCTAAACAAGCTGGTGATACATCGGTCACAGCTAGGTTGGCAACCTGACAAATCCTATCAGAAGCTGCGTGATCACTAAATGCACGAGCTTCTACAGATGCCATGCAATACAGCACAATACACGACATAACACGGAAAGCACTGATCTAGCTGTCTGACCATGCAATTCAATAAGATATACTTACTGACTACTATGTACAACTGAACAGCTGATGGCCAACTCACCTCTAGGTCCAAGCTGGAAGCCATCCACATATTCACCCAAGGCCCACCGCCTGGCCTTATCAGCAGCAGTCCGTCATACAGTATTAAACATGTTCATACCCTTAGAACACATCACGTTCAAGCTTTGCACTTCATCTTTTTAAAAAACTGACTTTCTCCTCCAAATTGCTGGTAAAGTTTGGTCAACTCCTGTGTCCTATATAATTGTTAAACAAAAAGTTAAAGTTCATGAGCTCGAATATTTATAGCACGCTGTCTAACCTACCTCACAAAGAAATTTTGCCTGTGTCTTGAGCTCAACAGTGGTTGCCTGATCCAAGCGAGCAAAACTAACTTGAAATGGGAGGCTGGAATTCTAAAAACCTCATTGTCACAATTAAGTCATGCAACCTCTTGTATATGAAATGACGGTGtcagtgcatatatatatagattagTGGCAAACAAGAGGTGTGCAAAGCATTCCACTCGGGGCTTACATGCAATTGCCATAATTACTTATTCTTCAGTGTTTACCTGACATGTAGTCTCCTATTTTGGGTCTGggtctgccccccccccccccgcaagacttagtgcacatgcgcactagcTCTCACCTCTATatctacttataattatgatgatattTACCTGATAACGACCATTGCCTGTGTGCCCTTAAAATGCCATCACAGAACATCACACATACAGAATCAGGCACTGCAGCTAGAGGTGAGTACTGTAGCTACTTGAATGCAAGGTAGTCCACTCTCAGTATGTAGATGCTGAGGATACCTTTTAATTATAGTGCTGTGAGCGATTAATTACTGGTACTGTGTCGATCCATTCAGGTGGTGGTGCGTGGAGCAGATGGTTGTTGCTAGGCAGTGTGTTTGCTGGAGCTGGTACCCTCGTAGTTGCTAGAAGACGTATATTTCCACGACAACAAGATGTGTTGACGTCCTTGCTCCCGTTGCTACGGGCTGAGCCCGAGGTCAGACATTTGATTGGCTCGAAGCTTGTACCCGGCACTATCACTACTTTGAAGCATCACTACTGGGGAAGATCATTAAGTGGTTGGAACGCAAGTAAGGGACTGTATATCTGAAGGAGGGTTGTTAGGTTGgggcaaataattacatgtcgTTGCTTATAGTATAGAATTTGAATTCTAAT encodes the following:
- the LOC135336076 gene encoding uncharacterized protein LOC135336076, which translates into the protein MPSQNITHTESGTAARGGGAWSRWLLLGSVFAGAGTLVVARRRIFPRQQDVLTSLLPLLRAEPEVRHLIGSKLVPGTITTLKHHYWGRSLSGWNARSVELRMVVRGEVSRASVKVSAGKNKNRLVINSVLVELPNGEFLRL